A window of Cydia pomonella isolate Wapato2018A chromosome 22, ilCydPomo1, whole genome shotgun sequence contains these coding sequences:
- the LOC133530056 gene encoding cathepsin K-like has translation MASLGIFLLLICVKYNVGYSFMDDSESLVWPPEYHIKAEKINLDAGIVETMEMWSSAAINRSRVDFYGGLVKKYYHWETEEENGYVYSLMPQSTEEYQNKITCGMQIIEDEEDIESSLPKIEYFKRIGNDELEGRKVAVWKYGRVFQEKRWQERILYTYQSDDYDIPVRFEAKNFLMRNGAMTAHIITNYYTYEPTVNDEDLDEGDTDDCEYMGKLGEDFHKDIKHLHPAKETDVNIAFHSYTKHHGKKYNSETEHEMRKAIFHENWEMIEHHNRQNFGYQLSLNQFADRTSDEMEMFTGLLPNPPELEATHPFHTDEEVRRFAEELPENFDLRMEGVISPVKNQAHCGSCWAFASTAAVEGAVARSNGGRIVDLSEQSLVDCAWGVGCMGCDGGWMASAFKYIVKHGLPVEQEYGSYLEQDGLCHTKNMTSTYTIKGFAKPTPHNPQALKVALYKYGPVAVSINFNKKMRYYGSGIFYDPDCNKGHTNHGVVVVGYGVRDGTDFWIIKNSHGATWGQAGYILISAKDNNCFVLSRPVYPIV, from the exons ATGGCTTCCCTcggtattttccttttgttaaTTTGTGTTAAATACAATGTTGGATATAGTTTTATGG ATGACTCCGAAAGTCTGGTCTGGCCACCAGAGTACCACATCAAGGCTGAGAAGATTAACCTAGATGCCGGAATTGTGGAGACTATGGAGATGTG GTCCAGTGCCGCCATCAATCGCTCCCGTGTCGACTTCTACGGCGGACTAGTCAAGAAGTATTACCACTGGGAGACCGAAGAGGAAAATGGCTACGTCTACAGC CTTATGCCTCAATCTACAGAAGAATACCAAAACAAGATCACGTGTGGCATGCAAATTATAGAAGACGAGGAAGATATCGAATCAAGTCTGCCCAAAATAGAATACTTTAAACGTATAG GCAATGACGAATTGGAGGGGAGAAAAGTGGCGGTATGGAAGTATGGAAGGGTTTTCCAGGAAAAAAGATGGCAGGAGAGAATTCTGTACACGTACCAGAGTGATGACTATGATATACCAGTCAG ATTCGAAGCGAAGAACTTCTTAATGCGAAACGGCGCAATGACAGCTCACATCATCACCAACTACTACACCTACGAGCCGACTGTGAACGACGAGGACTTAGATGAAGGAGATACAG ATGACTGCGAATACATGGGGAAGCTAGGTGAAGATTTCCACAAGGATATTAAGCATCTTCACCCAGCAAAGGAGACTGATGTAAATATTGCTTTTCATAG TTACACAAAACATCACGGGAAAAAATACAATAGCGAGACTGAACATGAAATGAGGAAAGCCATTTTTCATGAAAATTGGGA AATGATAGAGCATCACAACCGCCAGAACTTCGGGTACCAGCTATCCCTGAACCAATTCGCCGACCGCACCTCGGATGAAATGGAGATGTTCACAGGCCTCCTTCCTAATCCCCCAGAACTGGAGGCCACACATCCCTTCCACACTGATGAAGAAGTCAGGAGGTTTGCTGAGGAGTTACCGGAAAATTTTGATTTGAGAATGGAGGGAGTTATTTCGCcagtaaaaa ATCAGGCGCATTGCGGCTCATGTTGGGCTTTCGCGTCAACGGCGGCAGTAGAGGGCGCTGTAGCTCGCAGCAATGGCGGTCGAATCGTCGATCTCAGTGAGCAATCTCTAGTGGACTGTGCTTGGGG AGTGGGTTGCATGGGCTGCGACGGCGGCTGGATGGCAAGCGCCTTTAAATACATCGTGAAGCATGGCCTCCCTGTGGAGCAGGAGTACGGCTCCTATCTAGAACAG GACGGTTTATGCCACACGAAGAACATGACATCCACATACACCATCAAAGGTTTCGCGAAGCCGACTCCCCACAACCCCCAGGCTCTGAAGGTGGCCCTCTACAAGTATGGGCCAGTGGCTGTCTCCATCAACTTCAACAAGAAGATGCGGTATTATGGCAGCGGCATCTTCTACGACCCTGACTG TAACAAAGGACACACGAACCACGGCGTCGTGGTAGTCGGCTATGGAGTTCGTGACGGCACCGACTTCTGGATTATAAAGAACTCCCACGGCGCTACTTGGGGCCAGGCGGGATATATTCTCATCTCGGCGAAGGATAATAACTGCTTCGTTCTATCTAGACCCGTTTACCCTATTGTGTAA